The following are encoded together in the Drosophila biarmipes strain raj3 chromosome 3L, RU_DBia_V1.1, whole genome shotgun sequence genome:
- the LOC108035374 gene encoding serine/threonine-protein kinase tousled-like 1 isoform X1, with translation MSRLTEEMVIARAKQSDLSLIKKLNCWGSDLSDVSIIKRMRGVEVLALSVNKISTLSPFEDCNKLQELYLRKNNISDINEIAYLQNLPALKYLWLEENPCCDRAGANYRQLVLRALPNLKKLDNVEVTQEELDDALRGGGGAAPEDEVYEDAYQQQQQHQQTARTSPQQMPQQQQQHSYPQHSPPQQQHHHQQHHQPQQQHQSQQQRRSSSPMKEPPQLASPLVNNSSDGSISHSASDLYQVQAALPLKGSQPPTPTKEPVHPPSPMYNTITKEQRTSYHQYDRSPGSDQESSPHTAYREVRPTPLPPSISAHSMKVSPTILTRGASVARWVGTMVKLSNCGIPAQEYYQSDRPAYPAHYRHSQTDLTEWEEHQQAPQVHHNPYGSQMQLHHPQRRSAGPETTAYRNGSARENGGEWDPEDRPRSRRPEGRYSDSTTTLSASVMNHYTGYHRRPVNRNSNLLSATLCLVKELDYASLEVLEHAVRCRIDEMAGE, from the exons ATGTCGAGACTCACCGAGGAAATGGTGATTGCGCGGGCCAAGCAGTCCGATCTGTCCCTGATCAAGAAGCTTAATTGCTG GGGCAGTGATCTCAGCGATGTGTCCATCATCAAGCGAATGCGTGGAGTGGAAGTTTTGGCTCTGAG TGTCAACAAGATCAGCACGCTGTCGCCCTTCGAGGACTGCAACAAACTGCAGGAACTGTATTTGCGCAAGAACAACATCTCGGACATCAACGAGATCGCCTACCTGCAGAATCTGCCGGCCCTCAAGTACCTCTGGCTGGAGGAGAATCCCTGCTGCGACCGAGCGGGCGCCAA CTATCGGCAGCTCGTGTTACGCGCCCTGCCCAACCTGAAGAAGCTCGACAATGTGGAAGTCACCCAGGAGGAGTTGGACGACGCCCTGCGTGGAGGCGGTGGCGCCGCCCCGGAGGATGAGGTGTACGAGGATGcctaccagcagcagcagcagcatcagcagacGGCGCGAACCTCCCCGCAGCAGatgccgcagcagcagcagcagcacagctACCCGCAACACtcgccgccgcagcagcagcatcaccaccagcagcatcaccaaccgcagcagcagcatcaatcGCAACAGCAGCGACGCAGCTCCAGTCCCATGAAAGAG CCGCCACAGTTGGCCAGTCCGCTGGTCAATAACAGCAGCGATGGGAGCATCAGCCACAGTGCCAGCGATCTCTACCAGGTTCAGGCGGCCCTGCCGCTGAAGGGCTCCCAGCCACCCACGCCCACCAAG GAACCCGTGCATCCGCCATCGCCCATGTATAACACCATAACCAAAGAGCAGCGCACCTCCTACCACCAGTACGAT CGCTCGCCGGGATCCGACCAGGAGAGTAGTCCGCACACAGCATACAGGGAGGTGCGGCCCACGCCGCTACCGCCCAGCATCTCTGCGCACTCGATGAAGGTAAGCCCGACCATCCTCACCAGAGGCGCAAGCGTGGCACGATGGGTCGGGACGATGGTGAAGCTATCTAATTGTGGTATTCCCGCACAGGAGTACTATCAGTCGGACAGGCCCGCCTACCCGGCGCACTACCGCCACAGCCAGACGGACCTCACCGAGtgggaggagcaccagcaggCTCCCCAGGTGCATCACAATCCGTACGGCAGCCAAATGCAGCTGCATCATCCCCAGCGACGCAGCGCGGGACCGGAGACGACGGCCTACCGGAATGGCAGTGCCCGGGAGAATGGCGGCGAGTGGGATCCGGAGGATAGGCCCAGGTCGAG ACGGCCCGAGGGCAGATATAGTGACTCGACTACTACTTTATCGGCCTCCGTGATGAATCACTACACGGGCTACCATCGCCGGCCCGTGAATAGG AATTCGAACCTACTCTCCGCGACCCTCTGCCTGGTGAAGGAGCTGGACTACGCCAGTCTGGAGGTGCTCGAGCACGCCGTGCGATGTCGCATCGATGAGATGGCGGGCGAATGA
- the LOC108035374 gene encoding GATA zinc finger domain-containing protein 10 isoform X3 translates to MSRLTEEMVIARAKQSDLSLIKKLNCWGSDLSDVSIIKRMRGVEVLALSVNKISTLSPFEDCNKLQELYLRKNNISDINEIAYLQNLPALKYLWLEENPCCDRAGANYRQLVLRALPNLKKLDNVEVTQEELDDALRGGGGAAPEDEVYEDAYQQQQQHQQTARTSPQQMPQQQQQHSYPQHSPPQQQHHHQQHHQPQQQHQSQQQRRSSSPMKEEPVHPPSPMYNTITKEQRTSYHQYDRSPGSDQESSPHTAYREVRPTPLPPSISAHSMKVSPTILTRGASVARWVGTMVKLSNCGIPAQEYYQSDRPAYPAHYRHSQTDLTEWEEHQQAPQVHHNPYGSQMQLHHPQRRSAGPETTAYRNGSARENGGEWDPEDRPRSRRPEGRYSDSTTTLSASVMNHYTGYHRRPVNRNSNLLSATLCLVKELDYASLEVLEHAVRCRIDEMAGE, encoded by the exons ATGTCGAGACTCACCGAGGAAATGGTGATTGCGCGGGCCAAGCAGTCCGATCTGTCCCTGATCAAGAAGCTTAATTGCTG GGGCAGTGATCTCAGCGATGTGTCCATCATCAAGCGAATGCGTGGAGTGGAAGTTTTGGCTCTGAG TGTCAACAAGATCAGCACGCTGTCGCCCTTCGAGGACTGCAACAAACTGCAGGAACTGTATTTGCGCAAGAACAACATCTCGGACATCAACGAGATCGCCTACCTGCAGAATCTGCCGGCCCTCAAGTACCTCTGGCTGGAGGAGAATCCCTGCTGCGACCGAGCGGGCGCCAA CTATCGGCAGCTCGTGTTACGCGCCCTGCCCAACCTGAAGAAGCTCGACAATGTGGAAGTCACCCAGGAGGAGTTGGACGACGCCCTGCGTGGAGGCGGTGGCGCCGCCCCGGAGGATGAGGTGTACGAGGATGcctaccagcagcagcagcagcatcagcagacGGCGCGAACCTCCCCGCAGCAGatgccgcagcagcagcagcagcacagctACCCGCAACACtcgccgccgcagcagcagcatcaccaccagcagcatcaccaaccgcagcagcagcatcaatcGCAACAGCAGCGACGCAGCTCCAGTCCCATGAAAGAG GAACCCGTGCATCCGCCATCGCCCATGTATAACACCATAACCAAAGAGCAGCGCACCTCCTACCACCAGTACGAT CGCTCGCCGGGATCCGACCAGGAGAGTAGTCCGCACACAGCATACAGGGAGGTGCGGCCCACGCCGCTACCGCCCAGCATCTCTGCGCACTCGATGAAGGTAAGCCCGACCATCCTCACCAGAGGCGCAAGCGTGGCACGATGGGTCGGGACGATGGTGAAGCTATCTAATTGTGGTATTCCCGCACAGGAGTACTATCAGTCGGACAGGCCCGCCTACCCGGCGCACTACCGCCACAGCCAGACGGACCTCACCGAGtgggaggagcaccagcaggCTCCCCAGGTGCATCACAATCCGTACGGCAGCCAAATGCAGCTGCATCATCCCCAGCGACGCAGCGCGGGACCGGAGACGACGGCCTACCGGAATGGCAGTGCCCGGGAGAATGGCGGCGAGTGGGATCCGGAGGATAGGCCCAGGTCGAG ACGGCCCGAGGGCAGATATAGTGACTCGACTACTACTTTATCGGCCTCCGTGATGAATCACTACACGGGCTACCATCGCCGGCCCGTGAATAGG AATTCGAACCTACTCTCCGCGACCCTCTGCCTGGTGAAGGAGCTGGACTACGCCAGTCTGGAGGTGCTCGAGCACGCCGTGCGATGTCGCATCGATGAGATGGCGGGCGAATGA
- the LOC108035374 gene encoding uncharacterized protein LOC108035374 isoform X2, with amino-acid sequence MSRLTEEMVIARAKQSDLSLIKKLNCWGSDLSDVSIIKRMRGVEVLALSVNKISTLSPFEDCNKLQELYLRKNNISDINEIAYLQNLPALKYLWLEENPCCDRAGANYRQLVLRALPNLKKLDNVEVTQEELDDALRGGGGAAPEDEVYEDAYQQQQQHQQTARTSPQQMPQQQQQHSYPQHSPPQQQHHHQQHHQPQQQHQSQQQRRSSSPMKEPPQLASPLVNNSSDGSISHSASDLYQVQAALPLKGSQPPTPTKEPVHPPSPMYNTITKEQRTSYHQYDRSPGSDQESSPHTAYREVRPTPLPPSISAHSMKEYYQSDRPAYPAHYRHSQTDLTEWEEHQQAPQVHHNPYGSQMQLHHPQRRSAGPETTAYRNGSARENGGEWDPEDRPRSRRPEGRYSDSTTTLSASVMNHYTGYHRRPVNRNSNLLSATLCLVKELDYASLEVLEHAVRCRIDEMAGE; translated from the exons ATGTCGAGACTCACCGAGGAAATGGTGATTGCGCGGGCCAAGCAGTCCGATCTGTCCCTGATCAAGAAGCTTAATTGCTG GGGCAGTGATCTCAGCGATGTGTCCATCATCAAGCGAATGCGTGGAGTGGAAGTTTTGGCTCTGAG TGTCAACAAGATCAGCACGCTGTCGCCCTTCGAGGACTGCAACAAACTGCAGGAACTGTATTTGCGCAAGAACAACATCTCGGACATCAACGAGATCGCCTACCTGCAGAATCTGCCGGCCCTCAAGTACCTCTGGCTGGAGGAGAATCCCTGCTGCGACCGAGCGGGCGCCAA CTATCGGCAGCTCGTGTTACGCGCCCTGCCCAACCTGAAGAAGCTCGACAATGTGGAAGTCACCCAGGAGGAGTTGGACGACGCCCTGCGTGGAGGCGGTGGCGCCGCCCCGGAGGATGAGGTGTACGAGGATGcctaccagcagcagcagcagcatcagcagacGGCGCGAACCTCCCCGCAGCAGatgccgcagcagcagcagcagcacagctACCCGCAACACtcgccgccgcagcagcagcatcaccaccagcagcatcaccaaccgcagcagcagcatcaatcGCAACAGCAGCGACGCAGCTCCAGTCCCATGAAAGAG CCGCCACAGTTGGCCAGTCCGCTGGTCAATAACAGCAGCGATGGGAGCATCAGCCACAGTGCCAGCGATCTCTACCAGGTTCAGGCGGCCCTGCCGCTGAAGGGCTCCCAGCCACCCACGCCCACCAAG GAACCCGTGCATCCGCCATCGCCCATGTATAACACCATAACCAAAGAGCAGCGCACCTCCTACCACCAGTACGAT CGCTCGCCGGGATCCGACCAGGAGAGTAGTCCGCACACAGCATACAGGGAGGTGCGGCCCACGCCGCTACCGCCCAGCATCTCTGCGCACTCGATGAAG GAGTACTATCAGTCGGACAGGCCCGCCTACCCGGCGCACTACCGCCACAGCCAGACGGACCTCACCGAGtgggaggagcaccagcaggCTCCCCAGGTGCATCACAATCCGTACGGCAGCCAAATGCAGCTGCATCATCCCCAGCGACGCAGCGCGGGACCGGAGACGACGGCCTACCGGAATGGCAGTGCCCGGGAGAATGGCGGCGAGTGGGATCCGGAGGATAGGCCCAGGTCGAG ACGGCCCGAGGGCAGATATAGTGACTCGACTACTACTTTATCGGCCTCCGTGATGAATCACTACACGGGCTACCATCGCCGGCCCGTGAATAGG AATTCGAACCTACTCTCCGCGACCCTCTGCCTGGTGAAGGAGCTGGACTACGCCAGTCTGGAGGTGCTCGAGCACGCCGTGCGATGTCGCATCGATGAGATGGCGGGCGAATGA
- the LOC108035374 gene encoding uncharacterized protein LOC108035374 isoform X6 — translation MSRLTEEMVIARAKQSDLSLIKKLNCWGSDLSDVSIIKRMRGVEVLALSVNKISTLSPFEDCNKLQELYLRKNNISDINEIAYLQNLPALKYLWLEENPCCDRAGANYRQLVLRALPNLKKLDNVEVTQEELDDALRGGGGAAPEDEVYEDAYQQQQQHQQTARTSPQQMPQQQQQHSYPQHSPPQQQHHHQQHHQPQQQHQSQQQRRSSSPMKESDRPAYPAHYRHSQTDLTEWEEHQQAPQVHHNPYGSQMQLHHPQRRSAGPETTAYRNGSARENGGEWDPEDRPRSRRPEGRYSDSTTTLSASVMNHYTGYHRRPVNRNSNLLSATLCLVKELDYASLEVLEHAVRCRIDEMAGE, via the exons ATGTCGAGACTCACCGAGGAAATGGTGATTGCGCGGGCCAAGCAGTCCGATCTGTCCCTGATCAAGAAGCTTAATTGCTG GGGCAGTGATCTCAGCGATGTGTCCATCATCAAGCGAATGCGTGGAGTGGAAGTTTTGGCTCTGAG TGTCAACAAGATCAGCACGCTGTCGCCCTTCGAGGACTGCAACAAACTGCAGGAACTGTATTTGCGCAAGAACAACATCTCGGACATCAACGAGATCGCCTACCTGCAGAATCTGCCGGCCCTCAAGTACCTCTGGCTGGAGGAGAATCCCTGCTGCGACCGAGCGGGCGCCAA CTATCGGCAGCTCGTGTTACGCGCCCTGCCCAACCTGAAGAAGCTCGACAATGTGGAAGTCACCCAGGAGGAGTTGGACGACGCCCTGCGTGGAGGCGGTGGCGCCGCCCCGGAGGATGAGGTGTACGAGGATGcctaccagcagcagcagcagcatcagcagacGGCGCGAACCTCCCCGCAGCAGatgccgcagcagcagcagcagcacagctACCCGCAACACtcgccgccgcagcagcagcatcaccaccagcagcatcaccaaccgcagcagcagcatcaatcGCAACAGCAGCGACGCAGCTCCAGTCCCATGAAAGAG TCGGACAGGCCCGCCTACCCGGCGCACTACCGCCACAGCCAGACGGACCTCACCGAGtgggaggagcaccagcaggCTCCCCAGGTGCATCACAATCCGTACGGCAGCCAAATGCAGCTGCATCATCCCCAGCGACGCAGCGCGGGACCGGAGACGACGGCCTACCGGAATGGCAGTGCCCGGGAGAATGGCGGCGAGTGGGATCCGGAGGATAGGCCCAGGTCGAG ACGGCCCGAGGGCAGATATAGTGACTCGACTACTACTTTATCGGCCTCCGTGATGAATCACTACACGGGCTACCATCGCCGGCCCGTGAATAGG AATTCGAACCTACTCTCCGCGACCCTCTGCCTGGTGAAGGAGCTGGACTACGCCAGTCTGGAGGTGCTCGAGCACGCCGTGCGATGTCGCATCGATGAGATGGCGGGCGAATGA
- the LOC108035374 gene encoding homeobox protein cut isoform X4 → MSRLTEEMVIARAKQSDLSLIKKLNCWGSDLSDVSIIKRMRGVEVLALSVNKISTLSPFEDCNKLQELYLRKNNISDINEIAYLQNLPALKYLWLEENPCCDRAGANYRQLVLRALPNLKKLDNVEVTQEELDDALRGGGGAAPEDEVYEDAYQQQQQHQQTARTSPQQMPQQQQQHSYPQHSPPQQQHHHQQHHQPQQQHQSQQQRRSSSPMKEEPVHPPSPMYNTITKEQRTSYHQYDRSPGSDQESSPHTAYREVRPTPLPPSISAHSMKEYYQSDRPAYPAHYRHSQTDLTEWEEHQQAPQVHHNPYGSQMQLHHPQRRSAGPETTAYRNGSARENGGEWDPEDRPRSRRPEGRYSDSTTTLSASVMNHYTGYHRRPVNRNSNLLSATLCLVKELDYASLEVLEHAVRCRIDEMAGE, encoded by the exons ATGTCGAGACTCACCGAGGAAATGGTGATTGCGCGGGCCAAGCAGTCCGATCTGTCCCTGATCAAGAAGCTTAATTGCTG GGGCAGTGATCTCAGCGATGTGTCCATCATCAAGCGAATGCGTGGAGTGGAAGTTTTGGCTCTGAG TGTCAACAAGATCAGCACGCTGTCGCCCTTCGAGGACTGCAACAAACTGCAGGAACTGTATTTGCGCAAGAACAACATCTCGGACATCAACGAGATCGCCTACCTGCAGAATCTGCCGGCCCTCAAGTACCTCTGGCTGGAGGAGAATCCCTGCTGCGACCGAGCGGGCGCCAA CTATCGGCAGCTCGTGTTACGCGCCCTGCCCAACCTGAAGAAGCTCGACAATGTGGAAGTCACCCAGGAGGAGTTGGACGACGCCCTGCGTGGAGGCGGTGGCGCCGCCCCGGAGGATGAGGTGTACGAGGATGcctaccagcagcagcagcagcatcagcagacGGCGCGAACCTCCCCGCAGCAGatgccgcagcagcagcagcagcacagctACCCGCAACACtcgccgccgcagcagcagcatcaccaccagcagcatcaccaaccgcagcagcagcatcaatcGCAACAGCAGCGACGCAGCTCCAGTCCCATGAAAGAG GAACCCGTGCATCCGCCATCGCCCATGTATAACACCATAACCAAAGAGCAGCGCACCTCCTACCACCAGTACGAT CGCTCGCCGGGATCCGACCAGGAGAGTAGTCCGCACACAGCATACAGGGAGGTGCGGCCCACGCCGCTACCGCCCAGCATCTCTGCGCACTCGATGAAG GAGTACTATCAGTCGGACAGGCCCGCCTACCCGGCGCACTACCGCCACAGCCAGACGGACCTCACCGAGtgggaggagcaccagcaggCTCCCCAGGTGCATCACAATCCGTACGGCAGCCAAATGCAGCTGCATCATCCCCAGCGACGCAGCGCGGGACCGGAGACGACGGCCTACCGGAATGGCAGTGCCCGGGAGAATGGCGGCGAGTGGGATCCGGAGGATAGGCCCAGGTCGAG ACGGCCCGAGGGCAGATATAGTGACTCGACTACTACTTTATCGGCCTCCGTGATGAATCACTACACGGGCTACCATCGCCGGCCCGTGAATAGG AATTCGAACCTACTCTCCGCGACCCTCTGCCTGGTGAAGGAGCTGGACTACGCCAGTCTGGAGGTGCTCGAGCACGCCGTGCGATGTCGCATCGATGAGATGGCGGGCGAATGA
- the LOC108035374 gene encoding double-stranded RNA-binding protein Staufen homolog isoform X5 translates to MSRLTEEMVIARAKQSDLSLIKKLNCWGSDLSDVSIIKRMRGVEVLALSVNKISTLSPFEDCNKLQELYLRKNNISDINEIAYLQNLPALKYLWLEENPCCDRAGANYRQLVLRALPNLKKLDNVEVTQEELDDALRGGGGAAPEDEVYEDAYQQQQQHQQTARTSPQQMPQQQQQHSYPQHSPPQQQHHHQQHHQPQQQHQSQQQRRSSSPMKEEYYQSDRPAYPAHYRHSQTDLTEWEEHQQAPQVHHNPYGSQMQLHHPQRRSAGPETTAYRNGSARENGGEWDPEDRPRSRRPEGRYSDSTTTLSASVMNHYTGYHRRPVNRNSNLLSATLCLVKELDYASLEVLEHAVRCRIDEMAGE, encoded by the exons ATGTCGAGACTCACCGAGGAAATGGTGATTGCGCGGGCCAAGCAGTCCGATCTGTCCCTGATCAAGAAGCTTAATTGCTG GGGCAGTGATCTCAGCGATGTGTCCATCATCAAGCGAATGCGTGGAGTGGAAGTTTTGGCTCTGAG TGTCAACAAGATCAGCACGCTGTCGCCCTTCGAGGACTGCAACAAACTGCAGGAACTGTATTTGCGCAAGAACAACATCTCGGACATCAACGAGATCGCCTACCTGCAGAATCTGCCGGCCCTCAAGTACCTCTGGCTGGAGGAGAATCCCTGCTGCGACCGAGCGGGCGCCAA CTATCGGCAGCTCGTGTTACGCGCCCTGCCCAACCTGAAGAAGCTCGACAATGTGGAAGTCACCCAGGAGGAGTTGGACGACGCCCTGCGTGGAGGCGGTGGCGCCGCCCCGGAGGATGAGGTGTACGAGGATGcctaccagcagcagcagcagcatcagcagacGGCGCGAACCTCCCCGCAGCAGatgccgcagcagcagcagcagcacagctACCCGCAACACtcgccgccgcagcagcagcatcaccaccagcagcatcaccaaccgcagcagcagcatcaatcGCAACAGCAGCGACGCAGCTCCAGTCCCATGAAAGAG GAGTACTATCAGTCGGACAGGCCCGCCTACCCGGCGCACTACCGCCACAGCCAGACGGACCTCACCGAGtgggaggagcaccagcaggCTCCCCAGGTGCATCACAATCCGTACGGCAGCCAAATGCAGCTGCATCATCCCCAGCGACGCAGCGCGGGACCGGAGACGACGGCCTACCGGAATGGCAGTGCCCGGGAGAATGGCGGCGAGTGGGATCCGGAGGATAGGCCCAGGTCGAG ACGGCCCGAGGGCAGATATAGTGACTCGACTACTACTTTATCGGCCTCCGTGATGAATCACTACACGGGCTACCATCGCCGGCCCGTGAATAGG AATTCGAACCTACTCTCCGCGACCCTCTGCCTGGTGAAGGAGCTGGACTACGCCAGTCTGGAGGTGCTCGAGCACGCCGTGCGATGTCGCATCGATGAGATGGCGGGCGAATGA
- the LOC108035374 gene encoding cilia- and flagella-associated protein 410 isoform X7: MSRLTEEMVIARAKQSDLSLIKKLNCWGSDLSDVSIIKRMRGVEVLALSVNKISTLSPFEDCNKLQELYLRKNNISDINEIAYLQNLPALKYLWLEENPCCDRAGANYRQLVLRALPNLKKLDNVEVTQEELDDALRGGGGAAPEDEVYEDAYQQQQQHQQTARTSPQQMPQQQQQHSYPQHSPPQQQHHHQQHHQPQQQHQSQQQRRSSSPMKEEPVHPPSPMYNTITKEQRTSYHQYDVRSTVPPPPARLLNTIAAPRIRHDRIELVAGPTFGALNCYLFL, from the exons ATGTCGAGACTCACCGAGGAAATGGTGATTGCGCGGGCCAAGCAGTCCGATCTGTCCCTGATCAAGAAGCTTAATTGCTG GGGCAGTGATCTCAGCGATGTGTCCATCATCAAGCGAATGCGTGGAGTGGAAGTTTTGGCTCTGAG TGTCAACAAGATCAGCACGCTGTCGCCCTTCGAGGACTGCAACAAACTGCAGGAACTGTATTTGCGCAAGAACAACATCTCGGACATCAACGAGATCGCCTACCTGCAGAATCTGCCGGCCCTCAAGTACCTCTGGCTGGAGGAGAATCCCTGCTGCGACCGAGCGGGCGCCAA CTATCGGCAGCTCGTGTTACGCGCCCTGCCCAACCTGAAGAAGCTCGACAATGTGGAAGTCACCCAGGAGGAGTTGGACGACGCCCTGCGTGGAGGCGGTGGCGCCGCCCCGGAGGATGAGGTGTACGAGGATGcctaccagcagcagcagcagcatcagcagacGGCGCGAACCTCCCCGCAGCAGatgccgcagcagcagcagcagcacagctACCCGCAACACtcgccgccgcagcagcagcatcaccaccagcagcatcaccaaccgcagcagcagcatcaatcGCAACAGCAGCGACGCAGCTCCAGTCCCATGAAAGAG GAACCCGTGCATCCGCCATCGCCCATGTATAACACCATAACCAAAGAGCAGCGCACCTCCTACCACCAGTACGATGTAAGATCCACAGTCCCTCCACCGCCAGCAAGACTACTAAACACCATAGCAGCCCCACGCATCCGACATGACAGAATTGAGCTTGTTGCCGGGCCCACTTTTGGGGCCCTAAATTGTTATCTTTTTTTGTAG